The following proteins are encoded in a genomic region of Drosophila willistoni isolate 14030-0811.24 chromosome 3R, UCI_dwil_1.1, whole genome shotgun sequence:
- the LOC6647525 gene encoding uncharacterized protein LOC6647525 has product MCERPKNAITHDMVHHLRYDKPKFTVAHDMKPTKFWPGARFMVVCENGDLNTAAYCLANFMQEPFQDYPMATVAVQESIRDDFIERVRIRFKQLKPHVALHPNFERNYNLLKHDGNIKYVVAYDEDAPACASPVLVTEGVTHIYFPSGATGMTTLHKFETIPDVSLIFGKETPPFDSICIFDEGIISVYDLAPRVKCVKFFVNCIDVSLVPIMEYYSSRTPRVVYKNGYHYETLSMNDTWRIIVYPYLASLARPCCCPAGLCNCHFTNLICCEENLHLK; this is encoded by the exons atgTGTGAAAGACCTAAAAATGCGATAACCCACGATATGGTGCATCATCTCCGTTACGATAAGCCAAAATTCACTGTT GCGCATGATATGAAACCTACAAAATTTTGGCCAGGAGCTCGTTTTATGGTCGTCTGTGAGAATGGTGATCTGAATACGGCTGCCTATTGCTTGGCCAATTTCATGCAGGAGCCATTTCAAGATTATCCTATGGCCACGGTGGCTGTGCAAGAATCGATCCGAGACGATTTCATTGAACGTGTGCGAATACGTTTCAAGCAATTGAAACCTCATGTAGCGTTACATCCGAATTTCGAGAGGAACTACAATTTGCTGAAACACGATGGAAATATTAAATACGTTGTGGCCTATGATGAAGATGCTCCAGCCTGTGCCAGTCCCGTTCTGGTGACCGAGGGAGTTACGCATATTTATTTTCCCAGTGGTGCCACTGGAATGACCACGTTACATAAATTTGAAACAATACCGGATGTGAGTCTGATCTTTGGCAAAGAGACACCACCTTTTGATTCGATTTGTATATTTGATGAAGGGATTATAAGTGTGTATGACTTGGCTCCGCGTGTTAAATGTGTAAAGTTCTTTGTAAATTGCATTGACGTCTCCCTGGTGCCCATAATGGAGTATTATTCCAGTAGGACACCTCGTGTGGTATACAAGAATGGCTATCACTATGAAACACTCAGTATGAACGATACTTGGCGCATCATTGTCTATCCATATCTCGCTTCGTTAGCTCGTCCTTGCTGTTGTCCAGCGGGTCTATGCAATTGTCATTTTACAAATTTGATTTGCTGTGAGGAGAACTTACATTTAAAATAG